In Bradyrhizobium manausense, a single genomic region encodes these proteins:
- a CDS encoding response regulator: protein MPRSSLSPIPSNLPDVAERRALQLLVVDDDATQRSLITVAAKQAGHEVAVAPSVAEAIEKLRAARFDCVTLDLVLEDGDGIDVLREMAAAKFSGSVIVISGMDGKRRSAARSFARSVGIELQSLPKPLDLAALRISLANLGKTAMGLPTIHTWGGVATDAIVERHRA, encoded by the coding sequence ATGCCAAGAAGCTCTCTCTCTCCCATCCCGTCAAACCTGCCCGACGTCGCCGAACGGCGCGCGCTTCAGCTCCTGGTGGTTGATGACGACGCCACCCAGCGCAGCCTGATCACGGTCGCCGCCAAGCAGGCGGGCCACGAAGTCGCGGTTGCGCCGTCGGTTGCGGAGGCCATCGAAAAGTTGCGCGCGGCGCGCTTCGACTGCGTGACGCTCGACCTCGTGCTGGAGGACGGCGACGGCATCGACGTGCTGCGCGAGATGGCGGCGGCGAAATTCTCGGGCTCGGTGATCGTGATCAGCGGCATGGACGGCAAGCGCCGCAGCGCGGCCCGCAGTTTCGCCCGCTCCGTCGGGATCGAGCTTCAGAGCCTGCCGAAGCCGCTGGATCTCGCGGCGCTGCGCATCAGCCTCGCCAATCTCGGCAAGACCGCGATGGGGCTGCCGACGATCCATACCTGGGGCGGCGTCGCCACCGACGCGATCGTGGAGCGGCACCGCGCCTGA